The following proteins are encoded in a genomic region of Nicotiana sylvestris chromosome 4, ASM39365v2, whole genome shotgun sequence:
- the LOC104214334 gene encoding inositol-tetrakisphosphate 1-kinase 3-like isoform X1, which produces MRMKGEIVGYKREVEEEEDNKTEENQTEMVGGGLVQSKKTVVVGYALTSKKTKSFLQPKLECLARSKGILFVAIDQSKPLSDQGPFDIVLHKLSGGKWRRILEEYRLTHPDVTVLDPPDAIQNVYNRQYMLEDVADLNLSDSYGKVGVPRQLVIEKDSSSISDAVSKAGLRLPLVAKPLAAKSHELSLAYDKFSLQMLEPPLVLQEFINHGGILFKVYIVGEAIKVVRRFSLPDVSKRELSKNPGVFRFPRVSCAAASADEADLDPCVGELPPRPLLEKLAKELRRRLGLRLFNLDIIRELGTKDRFYVIDINYFPGYGKMPEYEHIFTDFLLSLVKQKQ; this is translated from the exons ATGAGGATGAAGGGTGAAATAGTTGGGTACAAGAGGGAAGTGGAAGAGGAGGAAGATAACAAAACAGAGGAAAATCAAACAGAAATGGTAGGTGGTGGGTTAGTACAGTCTAAGAAAACTGTAGTGGTGGGTTATGCTCTTACCTCCAAGAAAACTAAGAGTTTTTTGCAGCCTAAGCTTGAATGTCTTGCTAG GTCTAAGGGAATATTATTTGTTGCTATTGATCAGAGCAAACCCCTTTCAGATCAAGGCCCTTTTGACATTGTGCTCCATAAG TTGTCAGGAGGCAAGTGGCGGCGTATTCTTGAG GAATATAGGCTAACACATCCAGATGTCACAGTCCTCGACCCTCCGGATGCCATACAGAATGTATACAATCGCCAATACATGCTTGAAGATGTTGCAGACCTGAACTTGTCGGACAGCTACG GTAAAGTTGGTGTTCCAAGGCAACTGGTTATTGAGAAAGATTCTTCATCTATTTCAGATGCAGTGAGTAAAGCTGGACTGAGACTTCCTCTTG TTGCAAAGCCTTTGGCTGCTAAGTCCCATGAGTTGTCGCTAGCCTATGATAAGTTCTCTCTTCAGATGCTTGAACCCCCACTTGTCCTACAGGAATTTATCAACCATG gAGGAATTCTGTTTAAGGTATACATTGTCGGGGAAGCAATTAAGGTTGTTAGACGATTCAGTTTACCTGATGTTAGCAAACGTGAGCTGTCAAAAAACCCTGGGGTTTTTCGATTCCCAAGAGTTTCTTGTGCTGCTGCATCTGCTGATGAAGCAGATTTAGACCCTTGTGTCGGGG AGCTTCCTCCACGACCATTACTTGAGAAGCTTGCTAAGGAACTTCGGCGCAGACTG GGTCTCCGGCTCTTCAACTTGGATATAATTAGGGAGCTTGGGACCAAAGACCGATTTTACGTCATAGATATTAATTACTTTCCTG GTTATGGGAAAATGCCAGAATATGAACACATATTTACTGATTTTCTCCTCAGCCTGGTGAAGCAGAAACAATGA
- the LOC104214334 gene encoding inositol-tetrakisphosphate 1-kinase 3-like isoform X2 → MYLKTLLFSSLPLSLLYMKEYRLTHPDVTVLDPPDAIQNVYNRQYMLEDVADLNLSDSYGKVGVPRQLVIEKDSSSISDAVSKAGLRLPLVAKPLAAKSHELSLAYDKFSLQMLEPPLVLQEFINHGGILFKVYIVGEAIKVVRRFSLPDVSKRELSKNPGVFRFPRVSCAAASADEADLDPCVGELPPRPLLEKLAKELRRRLGLRLFNLDIIRELGTKDRFYVIDINYFPGYGKMPEYEHIFTDFLLSLVKQKQ, encoded by the exons ATGTATTTGAAAACACTATTATTTTCCTCCTTACCTCTTTCTTTGCTTTATATGAAGGAATATAGGCTAACACATCCAGATGTCACAGTCCTCGACCCTCCGGATGCCATACAGAATGTATACAATCGCCAATACATGCTTGAAGATGTTGCAGACCTGAACTTGTCGGACAGCTACG GTAAAGTTGGTGTTCCAAGGCAACTGGTTATTGAGAAAGATTCTTCATCTATTTCAGATGCAGTGAGTAAAGCTGGACTGAGACTTCCTCTTG TTGCAAAGCCTTTGGCTGCTAAGTCCCATGAGTTGTCGCTAGCCTATGATAAGTTCTCTCTTCAGATGCTTGAACCCCCACTTGTCCTACAGGAATTTATCAACCATG gAGGAATTCTGTTTAAGGTATACATTGTCGGGGAAGCAATTAAGGTTGTTAGACGATTCAGTTTACCTGATGTTAGCAAACGTGAGCTGTCAAAAAACCCTGGGGTTTTTCGATTCCCAAGAGTTTCTTGTGCTGCTGCATCTGCTGATGAAGCAGATTTAGACCCTTGTGTCGGGG AGCTTCCTCCACGACCATTACTTGAGAAGCTTGCTAAGGAACTTCGGCGCAGACTG GGTCTCCGGCTCTTCAACTTGGATATAATTAGGGAGCTTGGGACCAAAGACCGATTTTACGTCATAGATATTAATTACTTTCCTG GTTATGGGAAAATGCCAGAATATGAACACATATTTACTGATTTTCTCCTCAGCCTGGTGAAGCAGAAACAATGA
- the LOC104214334 gene encoding inositol-tetrakisphosphate 1-kinase 3-like isoform X3, giving the protein MLEDVADLNLSDSYGKVGVPRQLVIEKDSSSISDAVSKAGLRLPLVAKPLAAKSHELSLAYDKFSLQMLEPPLVLQEFINHGGILFKVYIVGEAIKVVRRFSLPDVSKRELSKNPGVFRFPRVSCAAASADEADLDPCVGELPPRPLLEKLAKELRRRLGLRLFNLDIIRELGTKDRFYVIDINYFPGYGKMPEYEHIFTDFLLSLVKQKQ; this is encoded by the exons ATGCTTGAAGATGTTGCAGACCTGAACTTGTCGGACAGCTACG GTAAAGTTGGTGTTCCAAGGCAACTGGTTATTGAGAAAGATTCTTCATCTATTTCAGATGCAGTGAGTAAAGCTGGACTGAGACTTCCTCTTG TTGCAAAGCCTTTGGCTGCTAAGTCCCATGAGTTGTCGCTAGCCTATGATAAGTTCTCTCTTCAGATGCTTGAACCCCCACTTGTCCTACAGGAATTTATCAACCATG gAGGAATTCTGTTTAAGGTATACATTGTCGGGGAAGCAATTAAGGTTGTTAGACGATTCAGTTTACCTGATGTTAGCAAACGTGAGCTGTCAAAAAACCCTGGGGTTTTTCGATTCCCAAGAGTTTCTTGTGCTGCTGCATCTGCTGATGAAGCAGATTTAGACCCTTGTGTCGGGG AGCTTCCTCCACGACCATTACTTGAGAAGCTTGCTAAGGAACTTCGGCGCAGACTG GGTCTCCGGCTCTTCAACTTGGATATAATTAGGGAGCTTGGGACCAAAGACCGATTTTACGTCATAGATATTAATTACTTTCCTG GTTATGGGAAAATGCCAGAATATGAACACATATTTACTGATTTTCTCCTCAGCCTGGTGAAGCAGAAACAATGA